Proteins from a single region of Nakamurella deserti:
- a CDS encoding MFS transporter: MSSVALGSFAIVLSEFLPVGLLPAIASDLDVGIGAAGLMVVVTGLFAAVAAPTVTVAASGLDRRVVLIGLSGLLVVSDVLAAVAPTFSVLLLARALLGVGLGGFWAIGAGIAGRLVAEADTIRATALITGGISVATVVSLPLGAAVSALSNWRLAFVIGGVVGLVALGLQLAYLPKIIAPPRVRVSMLGTLFRVPRARIGLVAAAFAFAAQFAASTYMAPFLQDRAAAGPGTVTVALLAFGVAGIAGNFVAGVTLSHSVLGTTAIAKVVLAVAVVLLPLSAHALAGVLVLVVVWGFVWGVLPLALQTWMSTASPAGTETGLALFVTTIQLALAAGSVLGGVAVTSLGLDADFRLAGAVALVGAVLFVALGSRTAAPGPRGEPPSGATDRGHPATATER, from the coding sequence GTGAGTTCCGTCGCGCTGGGTTCGTTCGCGATCGTCCTCTCGGAGTTCCTGCCCGTCGGGCTGCTGCCCGCCATCGCCTCCGACCTCGACGTCGGGATCGGAGCCGCGGGCCTGATGGTCGTCGTGACGGGCCTTTTCGCGGCGGTCGCCGCTCCCACCGTCACCGTGGCCGCCTCCGGCCTCGACCGTCGCGTCGTGCTCATCGGTCTGAGTGGACTGCTGGTCGTCTCGGACGTTCTCGCCGCCGTCGCGCCCACCTTCTCCGTCCTGCTGCTGGCCCGGGCACTGCTGGGGGTGGGTCTGGGCGGGTTCTGGGCGATCGGTGCCGGCATCGCCGGCCGCCTGGTGGCGGAGGCGGACACGATCCGGGCGACAGCGCTGATCACCGGGGGCATCTCGGTCGCCACCGTCGTCAGCCTCCCGCTCGGCGCGGCGGTCTCGGCACTCTCGAACTGGCGCCTGGCCTTCGTCATCGGCGGTGTGGTCGGCCTGGTCGCGCTCGGGCTGCAGCTGGCGTACCTGCCGAAGATCATTGCGCCACCACGGGTGCGGGTGTCGATGCTGGGGACGCTGTTCCGCGTGCCGCGCGCCCGGATCGGGCTCGTCGCGGCCGCCTTCGCCTTCGCCGCGCAATTCGCCGCCTCCACCTACATGGCCCCCTTCCTGCAGGACCGGGCCGCCGCCGGTCCCGGCACGGTGACCGTCGCGCTGCTCGCATTCGGCGTGGCGGGGATCGCGGGCAACTTCGTGGCCGGCGTGACGCTGAGCCACAGCGTGCTCGGCACGACCGCGATCGCGAAGGTCGTACTCGCCGTGGCGGTGGTGCTGCTACCGCTGTCGGCGCACGCGCTCGCCGGCGTCCTCGTGCTGGTCGTGGTGTGGGGTTTCGTCTGGGGTGTGCTGCCTCTGGCCCTGCAGACGTGGATGTCGACCGCGTCACCGGCCGGGACGGAGACAGGCCTGGCGCTGTTCGTCACGACGATCCAGCTCGCCCTCGCGGCGGGCTCGGTCCTCGGCGGCGTGGCGGTGACCTCCCTCGGTCTCGACGCGGACTTCCGGCTCGCCGGAGCGGTCGCCCTGGTCGGTGCCGTCCTGTTCGTCGCTCTCGGTTCGCGCACCGCAGCGCCCGGTCCCCGCGGGGAACCGCCCTCCGGTGCGACCGACCGCGGGCACCCGGCGACGGCGACCGAGCGCTGA
- a CDS encoding TetR/AcrR family transcriptional regulator, translating to MPRPRTFDEADVVARARKAFAESGFAGTSLDTLLEATGLARQSLYNAFGGKKELFMKAFLSDAAEAVDAVESIRHGSDSPIGRIRKQLVKVAVEHGSAQAPPSLFTKAAVELSAQDTEVASTVAAAFDTMRTHYAACIAEAQAAGEIDAAADADSLGTYFCAVIEGMSTLGGSGVPRATLLDIGLTSMGAIPLTDLGRDHLGTGDGDWA from the coding sequence ATGCCGAGACCCCGCACCTTCGACGAAGCGGACGTCGTCGCCCGTGCCCGCAAGGCGTTCGCCGAGAGCGGTTTCGCGGGAACGTCCCTCGACACGCTCCTCGAGGCGACCGGCCTGGCCCGGCAGAGCCTGTACAACGCGTTCGGCGGCAAGAAGGAACTCTTCATGAAGGCGTTCCTCAGCGACGCCGCCGAGGCGGTCGACGCCGTCGAATCGATCCGGCACGGATCCGACAGCCCCATCGGGCGCATCCGCAAACAGCTCGTCAAGGTCGCGGTCGAACACGGCTCCGCACAGGCCCCGCCGTCCCTGTTCACCAAGGCCGCTGTCGAGCTCTCCGCCCAGGACACCGAGGTGGCTTCGACCGTGGCGGCCGCGTTCGACACGATGCGGACGCACTACGCCGCCTGTATCGCCGAGGCGCAGGCCGCCGGCGAGATCGACGCGGCCGCCGACGCGGACTCACTCGGAACCTACTTCTGCGCGGTCATCGAGGGGATGTCCACGCTCGGTGGATCCGGCGTGCCCCGGGCGACGCTTCTCGACATCGGCCTGACCAGCATGGGGGCCATCCCGCTCACCGATCTCGGCCGCGACCACCTCGGGACCGGTGACGGCGACTGGGCCTGA
- a CDS encoding SDR family NAD(P)-dependent oxidoreductase: MTITWTEQHVPDQHGRVAIVTGANTGLGFQTARTLSARGATVVLAVRDAAKGRQAAARMGGDVTVQALDLTSLDSIRSAAADLRAAHPRVDLLINNAGVMYTPRQTTADGFEMQWGTNHLGHFALTGLLLDQLTPVPGSRVVTVSSNGHRIRAAIHFDDLQWERSYSRSAAYGQSKLANLMFTYELQRRLAPHGTTIAVAAHPGVANTDLARSTPAALRVPLTLLAPLLTQKPEMGALPTLRAATDPSVLGGQYYGPDGRGENRGHPEVVTSSPASYDLAVQQRLWSVSEELTGVRFPVAPSSVTP, translated from the coding sequence ATGACCATCACGTGGACCGAGCAGCACGTCCCTGATCAGCACGGCCGGGTGGCGATCGTGACCGGCGCCAACACCGGGCTGGGTTTCCAGACCGCCCGGACGCTCTCGGCGCGCGGGGCGACGGTCGTCCTGGCGGTGCGCGATGCCGCGAAAGGCAGGCAGGCAGCCGCCCGCATGGGCGGTGACGTCACCGTGCAGGCTCTTGATCTGACCTCACTGGACTCCATCCGCTCCGCGGCAGCCGACCTGCGGGCCGCGCATCCCCGTGTCGATCTGCTGATCAACAACGCCGGGGTGATGTACACGCCGCGGCAGACCACGGCTGACGGGTTCGAGATGCAGTGGGGTACGAACCATCTCGGCCATTTCGCGCTGACCGGATTGTTGCTGGACCAGCTCACGCCGGTACCCGGCTCCCGTGTCGTCACCGTCAGCAGCAACGGCCACCGCATCCGGGCGGCCATCCACTTCGACGACCTGCAGTGGGAGCGCTCGTACAGCCGCTCCGCAGCCTACGGCCAGTCGAAACTCGCCAACCTGATGTTCACCTACGAGCTGCAGCGCCGACTCGCACCGCACGGCACCACGATCGCCGTGGCCGCTCACCCCGGGGTGGCCAACACCGACCTCGCCCGCAGCACGCCCGCTGCGCTGCGGGTGCCACTCACGTTGCTCGCCCCGCTACTCACCCAGAAGCCGGAGATGGGTGCGTTGCCGACCCTTCGCGCCGCCACGGACCCCAGCGTCCTCGGCGGCCAGTACTACGGTCCCGACGGACGAGGAGAGAACCGGGGTCACCCCGAGGTCGTGACGTCGAGTCCGGCCTCCTACGACCTCGCCGTCCAGCAGAGGCTGTGGAGCGTGTCCGAAGAACTCACCGGCGTCCGGTTCCCCGTCGCACCGAGTTCGGTGACTCCCTGA
- a CDS encoding TetR/AcrR family transcriptional regulator, translating to MTTFQRARSEEQRDIRRRAILDTAAAMLQEMPVTQLSLNELSRRVGLAKSNVLRYFESREAVLLDLLDDALGRWLGGLSDELEAGIDHDAEPEIRATQLAAILSRSLASQVVLCDLFGAQGGVLEHNVSVDVVREHKRSALAKLTTMSGLVCRHVPEIGDRADLFCLTSLITAGALATYVPPPPSLLAAYAQEPALGVFHLEFEDALRVALTSALLGVVPRD from the coding sequence ATGACGACGTTTCAGCGCGCGCGGAGCGAGGAGCAGCGGGACATCCGCCGGCGGGCGATCCTGGACACCGCGGCGGCCATGCTGCAGGAGATGCCCGTGACGCAGCTGAGTCTGAACGAGCTGAGCCGCCGCGTCGGGTTGGCCAAGTCGAATGTGCTGCGCTATTTCGAGTCTCGGGAGGCGGTGCTGCTCGACCTGCTCGACGATGCACTCGGCCGTTGGCTCGGCGGCCTGAGCGACGAGCTGGAGGCGGGCATCGACCATGACGCCGAGCCCGAGATCCGGGCCACCCAGCTGGCCGCCATCCTGAGCCGCTCGCTCGCATCGCAGGTGGTGCTGTGCGATCTGTTCGGTGCGCAAGGTGGCGTCCTGGAGCACAACGTCTCGGTCGACGTGGTCCGGGAGCACAAGCGCTCCGCCCTGGCCAAGCTCACGACGATGAGCGGACTCGTCTGCCGGCACGTACCCGAGATCGGCGACCGCGCCGACCTGTTCTGCCTGACCAGCCTGATCACCGCGGGCGCCCTGGCCACCTACGTACCACCGCCACCCAGCCTGCTCGCCGCGTACGCGCAGGAACCCGCGCTCGGCGTGTTCCACCTCGAGTTCGAGGACGCGCTGCGGGTCGCCTTGACCTCGGCCCTGCTGGGTGTGGTGCCCCGCGACTGA